A region of Anaerobranca gottschalkii DSM 13577 DNA encodes the following proteins:
- a CDS encoding PglZ domain-containing protein produces the protein MIEKRIIELFSIEYEKRLLIFDINGFSVIYDYIKLLISRKFQVIIYEDIEAFRLKYEQEIKNSNDKYAVIVHSDIYVPYDIRKQFFEVEISLKSIFPKLHEDTVRRYIKDIDLISFAYGELYSFCDTKEKTEKFIIDKVFSRENIESYCVLLIKKLLPSNDKYVINANEWIEIARKKAQIDYYASKGNITIDTRFVDEKFKNFIFNGYQKLAGEISKDVPAILTKIIDIIANGKTALIIIDGMSLFDFEVISRYWEGIDYDFYCTYAVIPTTTAISRQSLLTGKYPRELKNPFSLSQEEKEFLEAIKKKGYTKKQILYFKGYNPPISYLTKFLVIIINDVDDLVHAQKQGRVGMYNDLSLWAKSGKLQKLIKELYEQGFNIYITSDHGNTCCVGVGDIRNVGVEVETKSKRMLVLKDFAEYKDFFTDKVIKYPGYYLDKDYQYFVCESDYSFDNKDKETMTHGGISIDEVIVPFIKVKAVI, from the coding sequence ATGATAGAGAAACGGATAATTGAATTGTTTTCAATAGAATATGAAAAGCGTTTATTGATATTTGATATAAATGGTTTTTCTGTTATTTACGATTATATTAAATTACTTATTTCTCGGAAATTTCAAGTAATTATTTACGAAGACATTGAAGCATTTCGGTTAAAGTATGAGCAAGAAATAAAGAATTCTAATGATAAATACGCAGTAATTGTACATTCTGATATTTATGTTCCTTATGATATAAGGAAACAGTTCTTTGAAGTTGAAATTTCTCTTAAAAGTATTTTTCCAAAACTTCATGAAGATACAGTGCGCAGGTATATTAAAGACATTGACTTGATTAGTTTTGCCTATGGGGAGCTTTATTCGTTTTGTGATACCAAGGAAAAGACTGAAAAATTTATTATAGATAAGGTCTTTTCAAGGGAAAATATAGAAAGTTATTGTGTGTTGTTAATTAAAAAACTCTTGCCTTCTAATGATAAATATGTTATAAATGCAAATGAATGGATTGAAATTGCCCGTAAAAAAGCACAAATTGATTATTACGCTTCCAAAGGAAACATTACTATTGATACGAGATTTGTTGATGAGAAATTTAAAAACTTTATATTTAATGGTTATCAAAAACTTGCTGGTGAGATTTCAAAAGATGTTCCTGCTATTTTGACTAAAATAATTGATATAATTGCCAATGGTAAAACTGCTCTTATTATTATAGATGGGATGTCTTTGTTTGATTTTGAAGTAATATCCCGATATTGGGAAGGGATTGACTATGATTTTTACTGCACTTACGCCGTTATACCGACGACGACAGCTATTTCAAGGCAATCTTTATTAACGGGCAAGTATCCACGGGAATTAAAAAATCCTTTTTCTTTAAGCCAAGAAGAAAAAGAATTCTTAGAAGCTATAAAGAAAAAGGGGTATACAAAGAAGCAAATCTTATATTTTAAAGGTTATAATCCACCGATTAGTTATTTAACCAAGTTTTTAGTTATTATAATTAATGATGTAGATGATTTAGTTCATGCCCAAAAGCAAGGGCGTGTAGGGATGTATAACGATCTTTCCCTTTGGGCTAAAAGTGGTAAATTGCAAAAATTAATTAAGGAATTGTATGAACAGGGTTTTAATATTTATATAACATCTGATCATGGTAATACTTGTTGTGTAGGAGTAGGAGATATTCGTAATGTTGGTGTTGAGGTTGAAACTAAGTCAAAAAGGATGTTAGTACTGAAAGATTTTGCAGAATACAAAGATTTTTTCACAGATAAAGTTATAAAGTATCCAGGATATTATTTAGATAAAGATTATCAATATTTTGTTTGCGAATCAGACTATTCATTTGATAATAAGGATAAAGAAACAATGACACATGGAGGCATATCTATAGATGAGGTTATTGTCCCATTTATTAAAGTAAAGGCGGTAATTTAG
- a CDS encoding carbohydrate kinase — MEKLTDREEQILRVLMNEPMLSQDELAERLDISRSAVAVHISNLIKKGYILGRGYVFNEEKKVVVVGGANFDLIGKGKGGLKYKTSNPGKVMKTVGGVGRNIAENLGKLKIPTTLLTAVGKDGLGDSILKRTKESGVDVSLVLKTDKYPSGTYIAILDENSDLALALADMDIVELVDRNYIKERLYTLKTANIIVCDTNVPTDTIEVLADYCKNTETLFVVEPVSVEKAQKVKNILSSIDIFTPNKEEMESLCGFPLNSLEDYKKAGNFALEKGIKILLLKLGPQGLYIHSESYQNIFPSLASNIVDVTGAGDSLVAGFIASYFEGHSLEKCCQYALAVAAYTLEFNDTVAYDLSWAKIQTILGE; from the coding sequence ATGGAGAAGCTAACCGATAGGGAGGAACAAATTTTAAGGGTTTTAATGAATGAGCCGATGTTATCTCAAGATGAATTGGCGGAGAGATTGGATATATCCCGTTCTGCAGTAGCTGTACACATTTCTAATTTAATCAAAAAAGGATACATTTTAGGTAGGGGATATGTATTTAATGAAGAAAAAAAGGTTGTAGTTGTAGGGGGAGCAAATTTTGACTTAATTGGTAAAGGTAAAGGTGGTTTAAAGTATAAAACATCTAACCCCGGTAAAGTCATGAAAACGGTGGGGGGAGTAGGAAGAAATATTGCTGAAAACTTGGGTAAATTAAAAATACCAACTACTTTACTAACTGCTGTTGGAAAAGATGGTTTAGGGGATAGTATTTTAAAAAGGACTAAAGAATCGGGAGTAGATGTCAGTTTAGTTTTAAAAACAGATAAATATCCATCAGGGACATACATAGCCATTTTAGATGAAAACAGTGATTTAGCCTTAGCTTTAGCAGATATGGATATAGTGGAGCTAGTAGATAGAAACTATATTAAAGAGCGGCTTTATACTTTGAAAACTGCCAATATAATAGTATGTGATACCAATGTTCCCACAGATACAATTGAAGTATTGGCTGATTACTGTAAAAATACTGAAACTTTATTTGTAGTAGAGCCTGTTTCTGTGGAAAAGGCACAAAAGGTAAAAAATATCCTTTCATCTATTGATATTTTTACGCCAAATAAAGAAGAAATGGAATCTCTCTGTGGTTTTCCTTTAAATTCTTTGGAAGATTATAAAAAAGCAGGAAACTTTGCTTTGGAAAAGGGTATAAAAATTTTACTTTTAAAACTAGGACCACAGGGGCTATATATCCATAGTGAAAGTTATCAAAACATCTTCCCTTCCCTAGCTTCAAATATCGTCGATGTTACTGGGGCGGGAGATAGTTTGGTAGCAGGTTTTATAGCTTCATATTTTGAAGGCCACTCTTTAGAAAAGTGCTGTCAATATGCTTTAGCAGTTGCTGCATACACATTAGAGTTTAACGACACCGTAGCCTATGATTTAAGTTGGGCCAAAATACAGACAATATTGGGGGAATAG
- a CDS encoding pseudouridine-5'-phosphate glycosidase, which translates to MNLSISPKVKKALEEKRPVVALESTIISHGMPYPKNYQTALEVEEIVRENGATPATIAIIGGTIKVGLSAEEIDYLAKTPGVYKVSRRDLPFIVATGKDGATTVSGTMIVAAMAGIKVFATGGIGGVHIEGENTMDISADLTELGQTNVAVVCAGVKSILDIGRTLEYLETLGVPVITYKSSEFPAFFSSKSGYSSPLTTDKIEDIAQTIKTKYHLGLKGGVVIANPIPEEFDFDGEIIGKAIREALSECKEKNITGKEVTPFLLQKIVDITGGKSLESNIALVKNNAKLAAQIAKLL; encoded by the coding sequence ATGAATTTATCAATTAGTCCAAAAGTAAAAAAAGCTTTAGAGGAAAAGAGGCCTGTGGTGGCATTAGAAAGTACAATAATATCCCATGGCATGCCTTATCCTAAAAATTATCAAACAGCTTTAGAAGTAGAAGAGATAGTTAGGGAAAATGGTGCTACCCCTGCTACAATTGCTATTATTGGTGGTACTATAAAAGTAGGTTTATCAGCGGAAGAAATTGATTATTTAGCTAAAACACCGGGAGTTTACAAAGTAAGTAGAAGGGATTTACCATTTATTGTTGCTACAGGTAAAGATGGTGCTACTACCGTATCGGGAACAATGATTGTAGCAGCTATGGCGGGGATAAAAGTTTTTGCTACAGGGGGTATAGGTGGTGTCCATATCGAAGGGGAAAACACCATGGATATATCTGCCGATTTAACAGAATTAGGTCAAACGAATGTAGCGGTGGTTTGTGCAGGGGTAAAATCTATTTTAGATATCGGCAGAACTTTAGAATACCTTGAAACCTTAGGTGTTCCCGTTATTACTTATAAATCCAGTGAATTTCCTGCCTTTTTTAGTTCTAAAAGTGGATATTCCTCTCCACTTACTACCGATAAAATAGAAGATATTGCTCAAACCATTAAGACAAAATACCACTTAGGGTTAAAAGGTGGGGTAGTTATAGCAAATCCAATTCCTGAAGAATTTGATTTTGATGGAGAAATTATCGGGAAGGCTATTAGGGAAGCTTTAAGTGAATGTAAAGAAAAAAATATAACAGGAAAAGAAGTTACACCCTTTTTACTTCAAAAAATTGTAGATATAACAGGTGGTAAAAGTTTAGAATCTAACATTGCCTTAGTGAAAAATAATGCTAAATTGGCAGCTCAAATAGCAAAACTGCTTTAG
- the yfmF gene encoding EF-P 5-aminopentanol modification-associated protein YfmF — protein sequence MENIFQREVISEGINLYLYQTEKYKTVAFRVFLYNKADEDITKTALIPFVLARGTENYRDNLTIRRNLAHLYGAQLASGVTRRGDAILLDFRLEMVNPKFVEEKNYLVKGLDILKEVIFNPLTIDEGFNPLYVDGEKENIKNRILAVLNDKGRYAFERAVQLMCPNDPYRFFKYGKLEDLPGINPKNLYQKYRGIVENCPIDIFVVGDFEKEELIGIIKEKFNYPRKGVQRIEKPKRVEFLGYKEEVEEMEVNQGKLVMGLKTPITLEHPLYPALLMYNGILGAYPHSKLFKNVRENASLAYYAGSNLESLKGLVFIFAGIEPKTYHQTVEIIKGQLEDMKNGNISEKEFQYTYVSLENGLLETYDEVGGQIGYFVDGKLVGKTITIPDLLEKLKRVKVEDVVEVAKSVELELIYFLKGKGD from the coding sequence ATGGAAAATATCTTCCAAAGGGAAGTAATTTCAGAGGGGATTAATCTTTATCTGTATCAAACGGAAAAGTATAAAACTGTGGCCTTTCGAGTTTTTCTTTACAACAAAGCCGATGAAGATATTACAAAAACAGCCTTAATTCCCTTTGTTTTAGCTAGGGGAACGGAAAATTATCGGGATAATTTAACAATAAGGAGAAATTTAGCCCATTTATATGGTGCCCAGTTAGCCAGTGGTGTTACTAGGCGTGGTGATGCTATTTTATTAGATTTTAGATTGGAAATGGTCAATCCTAAATTTGTGGAAGAAAAAAATTATTTAGTAAAGGGATTAGATATATTAAAAGAAGTAATTTTTAATCCTTTAACAATAGATGAAGGATTTAATCCCCTTTATGTAGACGGGGAAAAAGAAAATATTAAAAATAGGATCTTAGCGGTATTAAATGATAAAGGAAGATATGCCTTCGAACGGGCAGTGCAGTTAATGTGTCCTAACGATCCTTATCGCTTTTTTAAGTATGGTAAATTAGAAGATTTACCTGGAATTAATCCTAAAAACCTTTATCAAAAATATAGAGGGATTGTGGAAAATTGTCCTATAGATATTTTTGTGGTGGGAGATTTTGAAAAAGAAGAGCTAATCGGAATTATTAAAGAGAAATTTAATTATCCTAGAAAAGGGGTACAGAGGATAGAAAAACCGAAAAGGGTAGAATTTCTAGGATATAAAGAAGAAGTAGAGGAAATGGAAGTGAACCAAGGGAAATTGGTAATGGGTTTGAAAACCCCGATTACCCTAGAACATCCTTTATACCCTGCCCTATTGATGTACAATGGTATATTAGGGGCCTATCCCCATTCCAAATTATTTAAAAATGTCAGAGAAAATGCCAGCTTAGCCTATTATGCCGGTTCTAACTTAGAAAGTTTAAAAGGATTAGTATTTATCTTTGCAGGGATTGAACCTAAAACCTACCACCAAACTGTCGAAATAATTAAAGGACAGTTAGAGGATATGAAAAATGGTAATATTTCAGAAAAAGAATTCCAGTACACATACGTAAGTTTAGAGAATGGTTTATTGGAAACCTATGATGAAGTTGGTGGCCAGATAGGGTACTTTGTAGATGGGAAATTAGTAGGTAAAACAATAACGATACCGGATTTGCTTGAAAAGTTAAAAAGGGTAAAGGTAGAGGATGTAGTGGAAGTTGCAAAAAGTGTGGAACTAGAGTTGATTTATTTCCTTAAGGGAAAGGGTGATTAA
- the yfmH gene encoding EF-P 5-aminopentanol modification-associated protein YfmH — protein MAVQTLEFKEVQEKGYKWEMDNGLTVFYLPKPKFKKTFGVFATNYGAVDFAEDNFPPGIAHFLEHKLFEEPHGNIEEEFAKLGVTVNAFTTHIHTCYFFSATGNFYPALELLLNFVQAPHFTEENVKKEQGIITQEIEMYRDDPTWVVYLNLLKALYPNHPVSKDIAGTVDDIMKITPEMLYNCYNKFYNPRNMVLLVAGDLDLNKLREFIEENQKEKGFGEKYKYIRSIPYDPFIPNKKLVEEKMEVARPILCLGFKDKDVGQKGKDLFKKEIATLLLMETILGRGSKLYNSLYDEGIIDSSFGVEYTAEDGFGHTILSLETDDPQGFVERLELEIEKIKEQGLDKEEFLLNKRKLEGLNLMELNSMENVVLGFMGDYFRDCNYFDRVEAIREVTFEDVQQRLVEHLDFKMSAISIINNGILTKKG, from the coding sequence ATGGCTGTCCAAACCTTAGAATTTAAAGAGGTACAAGAAAAAGGTTATAAATGGGAAATGGATAATGGCCTAACGGTATTTTACCTTCCTAAACCTAAATTTAAAAAAACCTTTGGGGTTTTTGCCACTAACTATGGGGCAGTGGATTTTGCTGAAGATAACTTTCCACCGGGAATTGCCCACTTTTTAGAACATAAGTTATTTGAAGAACCCCATGGTAATATAGAAGAGGAATTTGCTAAATTAGGGGTTACCGTTAACGCCTTTACTACCCATATCCATACTTGCTACTTCTTTTCTGCTACAGGGAATTTCTATCCCGCCCTTGAACTGTTATTAAACTTTGTTCAAGCTCCCCATTTTACAGAGGAAAATGTTAAAAAAGAACAAGGGATTATTACCCAAGAAATAGAAATGTATCGGGATGATCCTACTTGGGTCGTTTACTTAAATCTCTTAAAAGCCCTTTATCCTAATCATCCAGTAAGTAAAGATATTGCAGGGACCGTTGATGATATTATGAAAATAACTCCAGAAATGTTATATAATTGTTATAACAAGTTTTACAATCCCCGTAATATGGTGTTGTTGGTGGCAGGGGACTTAGATCTAAATAAATTAAGGGAATTTATCGAAGAAAATCAAAAGGAAAAAGGATTTGGTGAGAAATACAAATACATCCGAAGTATACCCTATGATCCCTTTATCCCAAATAAAAAATTGGTGGAAGAAAAAATGGAAGTAGCTAGACCTATACTTTGTTTAGGATTTAAAGACAAAGATGTCGGACAAAAGGGAAAAGATCTATTTAAAAAGGAAATTGCTACACTATTGTTAATGGAAACTATTTTAGGTAGGGGATCTAAACTATATAATAGCTTATATGATGAAGGGATAATAGACAGTAGTTTCGGTGTGGAGTACACCGCTGAAGACGGCTTTGGACATACGATTTTATCTTTAGAAACCGATGATCCCCAAGGCTTTGTTGAAAGGTTGGAATTAGAAATTGAGAAAATCAAAGAACAGGGTCTAGATAAAGAAGAGTTTTTGTTAAATAAAAGAAAATTAGAGGGTCTTAATTTAATGGAATTAAATTCTATGGAAAATGTAGTATTAGGTTTTATGGGAGATTATTTTAGAGATTGTAATTATTTTGATAGGGTAGAGGCAATCAGGGAAGTTACCTTTGAAGATGTTCAACAAAGATTAGTAGAACATTTAGATTTTAAAATGAGTGCTATTTCAATAATTAACAATGGCATCTTGACAAAGAAAGGGTAA
- a CDS encoding RNA polymerase sigma factor, whose protein sequence is MDPLLEKKIVEGLKKGELSSFEEFVKYYQRDIYNIALRFLNNEQDALDVTQEIFLKVLKKIDSFQGNSKLSTWLYRITINYCKDYVKKYYKHTNLYIDKGIDGEEGEIYYQLPSDEGEPSMVLEEKLKKEALYKCIELLEPEFKEVIILKYINQLSYGEMGEILNIPEGTVKSRLHRGRLNLAKLLKERELL, encoded by the coding sequence GTGGATCCTTTATTAGAGAAAAAAATAGTTGAAGGCCTTAAAAAAGGTGAACTTTCCAGTTTTGAAGAGTTTGTTAAATATTATCAAAGGGATATATATAATATTGCCCTTAGATTTTTAAATAATGAACAGGACGCCCTAGATGTTACACAGGAAATTTTTTTAAAGGTATTAAAGAAGATAGATTCTTTTCAAGGTAATAGTAAACTTTCTACTTGGTTATATAGAATAACTATTAATTATTGCAAGGATTATGTAAAAAAATACTATAAACATACCAATTTATATATAGATAAAGGAATAGATGGGGAAGAAGGAGAAATTTATTACCAACTACCCAGTGATGAAGGAGAGCCTTCTATGGTTTTAGAAGAAAAACTAAAGAAAGAGGCTTTGTATAAATGTATAGAACTATTGGAACCTGAATTCAAAGAGGTAATAATTTTAAAATATATTAACCAATTATCCTATGGAGAGATGGGAGAAATTTTAAACATTCCCGAAGGAACTGTAAAATCTAGATTACATCGGGGAAGATTAAATTTAGCAAAACTTTTAAAAGAACGGGAACTTTTATAA
- the polA gene encoding DNA polymerase I, with protein sequence MMKKAVIIDGNSLIYRAFFALPLLQTSKGEYTNGLYGFTTMLFKVIEEEKPDYIAVALDKGKKNFRHETFPEYKGHRPKMPVELIGQFKLLKEMLELMKINYFELDNYEADDIIGTFAQRAKEQGYYTLIVSGDRDVLQLVDQNVDVMLTKKGISQTIKYDEKSLEKEFGISSKMLIDVKALMGDTSDNIPGVKGVGEKTALKLIQTFGSLTEVYNNLDKAGGPKLRENLEKDKEMAFISQKLAKIKLDVPLDFEFNNLTLKDFDQGLLAFFRRVEFNSLIPKINILVDEQENDFEVKEGKLNIKELLGNEYGILWQGDILYIGSYDEFYKTTDFEKIKEILENEEVKKICFDYKNLLHKSKESGIEVKGVIFDTLLAAYLLEPDKSSYSIEDLAQNYLNFSLNSEDFERKASLLPIIYLEQRNRIEAMGGEFLLYQIEMPLSKVLCDMEREGIHVDKDYLEKLSKEFDEQLGILQEKIWSYSKEKFNINSPKQLGTVLFEELNLPPLKKTKTGYSTDVTVLEGLKEAHPIIDYLLQYRTLAKLKSTYADGLIALIKEDGKLHTTFNQTITATGRLSSTEPNLQNIPIRLEEGKKIRKAFIAPEGYTLLSFDYSQIELRILAHMSGDSNLIEGFLKGQDVHQRTASEVFGVPLAQVTEQQRRHAKAVNFGIVYGMSDFGLAQSLSIPRKEAKDYIERYFQRYQGVKRFIDSTISLCKEKGYVETLFNRRRYIHEINSSNFNRRSFAERAAINTPIQGTAADIIKKAMVDIYNSKPNAKMLLQVHDELVFLVENSKVNEVIPKIKEIMENTIKLAVPLTVDYKIGRNWMEME encoded by the coding sequence ATGATGAAAAAAGCGGTAATAATTGATGGTAATAGTTTAATATACAGGGCCTTTTTTGCCTTGCCATTATTACAAACATCTAAAGGTGAATATACCAATGGACTTTATGGTTTTACAACTATGTTATTTAAAGTTATAGAAGAAGAAAAACCAGATTATATCGCTGTGGCTTTAGATAAAGGTAAGAAAAATTTTAGACATGAAACCTTTCCTGAATACAAAGGTCATCGTCCCAAAATGCCTGTAGAACTTATAGGACAATTTAAGTTACTTAAAGAAATGCTAGAACTGATGAAAATTAATTATTTTGAATTAGATAACTATGAAGCCGATGATATCATAGGCACCTTTGCCCAAAGGGCAAAAGAACAAGGTTACTATACCCTTATAGTCAGTGGTGATAGAGATGTTTTACAGCTAGTAGACCAAAATGTCGATGTAATGTTAACTAAAAAAGGAATTAGCCAAACTATAAAGTATGACGAGAAAAGTTTAGAAAAGGAATTTGGTATTTCTTCTAAAATGTTAATTGATGTAAAGGCACTTATGGGTGATACTTCTGACAACATTCCAGGTGTTAAAGGAGTAGGGGAAAAAACAGCTCTTAAACTAATTCAAACCTTTGGCTCTTTAACAGAAGTCTATAATAACCTTGATAAAGCAGGGGGACCTAAATTAAGGGAAAACTTAGAGAAAGATAAAGAAATGGCCTTTATTAGCCAAAAATTAGCTAAAATCAAATTAGATGTACCTTTAGATTTTGAATTTAACAACTTAACCCTTAAAGACTTTGACCAAGGTTTATTAGCTTTTTTTAGAAGGGTAGAATTTAATAGTTTAATTCCAAAAATTAATATTTTAGTTGATGAACAGGAAAATGATTTTGAAGTAAAAGAAGGCAAACTAAATATTAAAGAATTGTTAGGTAATGAGTATGGGATTCTTTGGCAAGGAGATATCCTCTATATTGGTAGTTATGATGAATTTTACAAAACCACTGACTTTGAAAAGATAAAAGAAATACTTGAAAATGAGGAAGTTAAAAAAATCTGTTTTGATTATAAAAATCTATTACATAAATCTAAAGAAAGTGGCATTGAAGTAAAAGGGGTAATTTTTGATACTCTATTAGCCGCTTATCTTCTAGAGCCAGATAAAAGTAGTTATTCTATCGAGGATTTAGCCCAAAATTACTTAAATTTTTCCTTAAATAGTGAAGATTTTGAAAGAAAAGCTAGTTTGTTACCTATAATCTATCTTGAACAACGGAATCGAATTGAGGCTATGGGTGGAGAATTTTTGCTATATCAAATAGAAATGCCTTTAAGTAAAGTATTATGTGATATGGAACGGGAAGGAATTCATGTAGATAAAGATTATTTAGAAAAGTTAAGTAAAGAGTTTGATGAGCAATTGGGGATATTACAAGAAAAAATCTGGAGTTATTCTAAAGAAAAATTTAACATAAATTCACCTAAACAATTGGGAACAGTGTTATTTGAAGAGTTAAACCTTCCCCCCCTTAAAAAAACTAAGACCGGATACTCTACAGATGTTACGGTGTTAGAGGGGCTTAAAGAAGCTCATCCTATTATTGATTATTTATTACAATATAGAACTTTGGCGAAATTAAAATCTACCTATGCCGATGGTTTAATAGCTTTAATAAAAGAAGATGGCAAACTTCACACTACCTTTAACCAGACTATAACAGCAACAGGAAGACTTTCTAGTACAGAACCTAATTTACAAAATATACCAATAAGGTTGGAGGAAGGGAAAAAAATCCGAAAAGCCTTTATTGCCCCTGAAGGCTATACGTTACTTTCCTTTGATTACTCCCAAATTGAGCTGAGGATTTTAGCCCATATGTCAGGGGATAGTAATTTAATTGAAGGTTTTTTAAAGGGACAGGATGTCCACCAAAGAACTGCTTCTGAGGTTTTTGGTGTTCCATTAGCACAGGTAACTGAACAACAGCGTAGACATGCAAAGGCCGTTAACTTTGGAATAGTTTATGGAATGAGTGATTTTGGATTAGCCCAAAGCCTTTCTATCCCGAGAAAAGAGGCTAAAGATTATATCGAAAGGTATTTCCAACGCTATCAAGGTGTAAAAAGATTTATTGATTCTACAATATCCCTTTGTAAAGAAAAGGGTTATGTGGAAACATTATTTAACAGGAGAAGGTATATCCATGAAATAAATAGCTCTAACTTTAATAGAAGGTCCTTTGCAGAAAGGGCAGCTATCAATACCCCTATACAAGGAACAGCTGCAGATATAATTAAAAAGGCCATGGTAGATATCTATAACAGTAAACCTAATGCTAAAATGTTACTACAAGTTCATGATGAACTGGTGTTTTTAGTGGAAAACTCAAAGGTTAATGAAGTGATTCCAAAGATTAAAGAAATAATGGAAAATACCATTAAACTAGCAGTTCCATTAACAGTAGATTACAAGATAGGTAGGAATTGGATGGAAATGGAGTAA
- the mutM gene encoding DNA-formamidopyrimidine glycosylase, translated as MPELPEVETIVRGLRSKLECNRFIEVEVYNENTIKNPKCIKEFKERIEGKKIREVKRRGKYILLILEDLAHVIIHLRMTGQLIYSEDQLNFSHLCLSAKLSKGYLYFNDIRKFGTISLLPKDDLAKEKGFWTLGVEPLEESFGIEYLKSKLDTGRPIKSLLLDQRVLAGLGNIYVDESLFLAGISPSKPAKTLSDEEISKLVSAIKFVLTKGIENKGTSFSDFVDSYGDKGTNQNFLQVYGRGGEKCKVCGNVLAKDKIAGRTTVFCLYCQK; from the coding sequence ATGCCAGAGTTACCAGAAGTGGAAACAATTGTGCGGGGATTAAGGTCTAAGCTTGAATGTAACAGATTTATAGAAGTAGAAGTTTACAATGAAAACACTATCAAAAATCCTAAGTGTATCAAGGAATTTAAAGAAAGAATAGAAGGAAAGAAAATTAGAGAAGTTAAGAGGCGGGGGAAGTACATCCTCTTGATTTTAGAAGATCTGGCCCATGTTATTATCCATTTGCGAATGACAGGGCAATTGATATACAGTGAGGATCAGTTGAATTTTAGTCATTTGTGCCTCTCTGCAAAGCTTTCTAAGGGCTATTTGTATTTTAATGATATCCGAAAATTTGGTACTATCTCCTTATTGCCTAAAGATGACTTGGCTAAAGAAAAGGGATTTTGGACTTTAGGGGTGGAACCCTTAGAAGAAAGCTTTGGAATTGAATATCTCAAAAGTAAATTAGATACTGGTAGGCCTATAAAAAGTTTGTTATTAGATCAAAGGGTCTTAGCAGGTTTGGGAAATATTTATGTTGATGAAAGCCTCTTTTTAGCAGGTATTTCCCCTTCTAAGCCCGCCAAAACTTTATCTGATGAAGAGATTTCTAAGTTAGTTTCAGCTATAAAATTTGTTTTAACTAAAGGAATTGAAAATAAGGGAACATCCTTTAGTGATTTTGTAGATTCTTATGGAGATAAGGGTACTAATCAAAATTTCTTGCAAGTTTATGGCAGAGGTGGGGAAAAGTGTAAGGTATGTGGTAATGTATTAGCAAAAGACAAAATAGCAGGTAGAACAACGGTATTTTGCCTATATTGCCAAAAATAA
- the ytaF gene encoding sporulation membrane protein YtaF, which translates to MELWAVFFLALAVSLDGFGAGFAYGLNRITINFSAKILISLASAFAIYLSLLAGVLIIKILPPNLAEKLGGILLCVMGIYIIYQNLRNLINNQPFDEEFLKKNFIQKLFILLKEPKKADFDKSGNISGIEVFFLGFALAMDAFGAGFGAALAGSNPLLMAVSVGILKFILVSLGIILGKKLTEIPWQGVIVIIPGIIFLLIGLTNLK; encoded by the coding sequence ATGGAACTTTGGGCAGTATTTTTTTTAGCTCTAGCTGTTTCTTTAGATGGTTTTGGTGCTGGTTTTGCCTACGGGCTCAACAGAATAACTATAAATTTCTCCGCAAAAATATTGATAAGCTTAGCATCTGCCTTTGCAATATACTTATCTTTATTGGCGGGGGTATTGATTATAAAAATATTACCACCTAATTTAGCAGAGAAATTAGGTGGAATTCTACTCTGCGTTATGGGAATATATATAATTTATCAAAACTTGAGGAATTTAATAAATAACCAACCCTTTGATGAAGAATTTTTAAAGAAAAATTTTATTCAAAAGTTATTTATCTTGTTAAAAGAACCTAAGAAAGCAGATTTTGATAAATCAGGGAATATTTCTGGGATTGAAGTGTTTTTTTTAGGGTTTGCTTTAGCAATGGATGCCTTTGGAGCAGGATTTGGTGCAGCCTTAGCAGGGAGTAACCCCTTATTAATGGCAGTTTCTGTAGGAATTTTAAAGTTTATTTTAGTATCCCTTGGAATTATTTTAGGTAAAAAGTTAACGGAAATTCCATGGCAAGGAGTAATAGTTATAATTCCTGGAATAATTTTTTTGTTAATAGGGTTGACAAATTTAAAATAA